The region GCCTCCGGCGGCAGTGAAGGTGGCGTCGATGAACTCCTTGGCAATGGCCAGCCCCTCCCGGGCGCCGGCTTCCTTCTCCAGGCCCTTCATGCGGGCGCGGATCGCGTCCGGGACGCTGATGCCCGGCACCTCGTTGTGCAGATACTCGGCATTGCGTTCGCTTACCAGCGGCATGATCCCCGGCAGAAGCGGGATGCCGCAATCCCGGGTCTGTTCAAGGGCCTCCAGGAACAGACCCGGGTCATAGACCGGCTGGGTCTGGGCAAAACGGGCGCCGTTGGCCGCTTTCTTGCGCAGCCGTTCGGCCTGGAGCGCCATGTTCTTCGTATTGGGATTGAAGGCCGCCCCGACGGTAAAGCCGGTCCCGCTGCCGATGGGGTTGCCGATGGCGTTCACGCCGCGGTTCATGTCGGTGAGGAGCTTGATCAGGGTGAAGGAGTGGAGATCGAAGACCGACGTGGCCCCGGCATGGTCCCCCATGGCGGCGGGATCGCCGGTCACCGCCAGGATCGTGTGCAACCCCAGCAGGCTGGCGCCCATCATGTCCGACTGCATGCCGATCAGGTTGCGGTCCCGGCCGGTGACGTGGATGATGACCTCGATGCCGACCTCGCGCTGGATGATGCTCCCCAGGGCGATGTTCCCCATGCGGGGGCGGGCCAGGGGATTCTCGGCCAGGTTGATGGCATCCACCCCGGCCTCCTTCAGGCGCCGGCTGCTCTCGATGATCCGGCGGCAGTCCATCCCCTTGGGCGGGTCGAGCTCTACGGTGATGACCTTGCGGCGCCCCCACGGATCCAGAAACGAAGCCCTGTGGGGCCGGGAGCCTTCCTGGACCCCAGCGGCGGCATGGGCAGACACGGGGGGGCGCGGAGAGGGCCGCCTGCCTGCCAGGGTGCGGGCGAGTGCGGCGATATGTTCCGGCGTGGTCCCGCAGCAGCCGCCGATCAGGCTGGCTCCGGCGGCGGCCATCTCTTCCGCCATGGCGGCGAAATAATCGGGGGTGGCGCGGTAGATGTAGCGCCCTTCATGGTACTCGGGAAAGCCGCTGTTGGCATAGGCTGAGATCGGCTTGGCGGTCAGGGCCGCCAGGCGGCGCACCACCTTGACCAGTTCCAGCGGGCCGGCACCGCAGTTGGCGCCCAGCATATCGGCTCCGGCCGCTTCCACGGCGGCGCAGAACGCCTCCACCGTCGTGCCGTCGCCGCTGCGCCCCCCCTCCATGAAGGCCATGGAGGCGCAGACCGGCAGGCCGGTCTCCCGGGCCGCCCGTACCGCTGCGACCAATTGCTCCAGCGAGCCAAAGGTCTCCAGCAGGAGCAGATCCACCCCCCCTTCGGCCAGAGCGATGCACTGTGCCCGGAAATGCCCTGCCATGACGTCGGGGGTCAACTCCTGTTCCTCGCCCTTCATGCGCACCAGGGGGCCCACCGAACCGGCGACGAGTTTGTCGCCATTCCCGGCCGCCTCCCGGGCGATGCGCGCCCCGGCCCGGTTGATCTCGCCGACCTTGTGCCCCAGGCCGATGGCCGCCAGTTTGGTATGGTTGGCGCCGAAGGTGTTGGTCTCGATCACCTGGGCCCCGGCGGCGGCGTACTCGCGGGCCAGTTCCAGCACCAGGGCCGGACGCACCAGGTTCAAGTGCTCGAAGTTGCTGTCGAGCCCGATCCCCCTGGCGTAAAGCATGGTGCCAACGGCCCCGTCTCCGGTAAGGATCTCTGTTGTGAGTCTGTCGAGAATAGTCATGGGGTAACCACGTTCTTAGGAGCTGGCGTATCTGCTGTTGCCCGAATCCCCGAGATGGGGTATATAGAACATTCTCCTATTTTTGCTCCAGGATGGAATACTTACGATGCATGCTCTTATTCAATGGCTTCTCCACACCATCGGCACCATGGGCTATCCCGGCATATTCCTGCTTATGGCCATGGAGAGTTCGGTGATCCCGGTGCCGAGCGAGTTGGTCATGCCGCCGGCCGGCTACCTGGCCTTCCAGGGAAAGATGAACCTGGCGGCCGCCATTGCGTGCGGTACCCTGGGAAGCCTCGTGGGGGCCTACGCCAACTATTTCGCCTCCCGCTACCTGGGGAGGCCGCTGATCATCAGGTATGGCAAATACGTCCTGATCCCGCCGGAGAAGTTTGAACGGGTGGAGCGTTTTTTCCTCCAGCACGGCGAGATCTCGACCTTCATCGGCCGGCTGCTGCCGGTGGTCCGCCATCTGATCTCCATTCCGGCCGGCCTGTCCGGCATGGGGCACATCCGCTTCTCGCTCTACACCCTGGCAGGCGCCGGCCTCTGGTGCAGCATCCTGGCCGTCATCGGCTATGCCATCGGCGAGAACCAGCAGTTGATCATGCAGTACTCGCACAAGGCCCTCGCCTGGGTCATTGTGTTCAGCATTATTCTGGTTGCAGTCTATGTATGGCGCTATCGCCGGCGCAACGGTATTAAAGCGTAAAGCCGGCGAGAAGGCA is a window of Geobacter sp. FeAm09 DNA encoding:
- a CDS encoding bifunctional homocysteine S-methyltransferase/methylenetetrahydrofolate reductase, whose translation is MTILDRLTTEILTGDGAVGTMLYARGIGLDSNFEHLNLVRPALVLELAREYAAAGAQVIETNTFGANHTKLAAIGLGHKVGEINRAGARIAREAAGNGDKLVAGSVGPLVRMKGEEQELTPDVMAGHFRAQCIALAEGGVDLLLLETFGSLEQLVAAVRAARETGLPVCASMAFMEGGRSGDGTTVEAFCAAVEAAGADMLGANCGAGPLELVKVVRRLAALTAKPISAYANSGFPEYHEGRYIYRATPDYFAAMAEEMAAAGASLIGGCCGTTPEHIAALARTLAGRRPSPRPPVSAHAAAGVQEGSRPHRASFLDPWGRRKVITVELDPPKGMDCRRIIESSRRLKEAGVDAINLAENPLARPRMGNIALGSIIQREVGIEVIIHVTGRDRNLIGMQSDMMGASLLGLHTILAVTGDPAAMGDHAGATSVFDLHSFTLIKLLTDMNRGVNAIGNPIGSGTGFTVGAAFNPNTKNMALQAERLRKKAANGARFAQTQPVYDPGLFLEALEQTRDCGIPLLPGIMPLVSERNAEYLHNEVPGISVPDAIRARMKGLEKEAGAREGLAIAKEFIDATFTAAGGYYLIPPFGKCELALELIDYIHAREGERR
- a CDS encoding DedA family protein; this encodes MHALIQWLLHTIGTMGYPGIFLLMAMESSVIPVPSELVMPPAGYLAFQGKMNLAAAIACGTLGSLVGAYANYFASRYLGRPLIIRYGKYVLIPPEKFERVERFFLQHGEISTFIGRLLPVVRHLISIPAGLSGMGHIRFSLYTLAGAGLWCSILAVIGYAIGENQQLIMQYSHKALAWVIVFSIILVAVYVWRYRRRNGIKA